In a genomic window of Flavobacterium sp. KACC 22761:
- a CDS encoding helix-turn-helix domain-containing protein — MERKAKYDYAFRLECVELVLKKKYSAGYVSKLKQTARWNIRKWVSFYKTYGEIGLLPRINQSYSAEFKLKVLKRIEKESLSLMQAGIRFNIPNVSMILKWKKDFANFGLTGLKPKQRGRPISMSDNKGKNRKSDRPLTREQELLKENERLRCENELLKKLQALIQARKNPKP; from the coding sequence ATGGAAAGAAAAGCAAAGTATGACTATGCATTTAGATTAGAATGTGTAGAATTGGTTTTAAAGAAAAAATATTCAGCTGGATATGTTTCAAAATTGAAGCAGACTGCAAGATGGAATATTCGTAAGTGGGTCAGTTTTTATAAGACATATGGTGAAATTGGTTTATTGCCACGAATCAACCAAAGCTATTCAGCCGAATTTAAGCTGAAAGTACTCAAACGCATAGAAAAGGAATCTCTTTCCCTGATGCAGGCTGGCATAAGATTCAATATTCCCAATGTTTCCATGATTTTAAAATGGAAAAAAGATTTTGCTAACTTTGGACTGACAGGATTAAAACCAAAACAAAGAGGCAGACCCATATCGATGAGTGATAATAAAGGCAAAAACCGCAAATCAGACAGGCCCTTGACAAGAGAGCAAGAACTGCTAAAAGAGAACGAAAGACTTCGTTGTGAGAATGAATTGCTAAAAAAGCTTCAAGCCTTAATTCAAGCCAGGAAAAATCCAAAGCCATAA
- the glmM gene encoding phosphoglucosamine mutase, producing the protein MTLIKSISGIRGTIGGKVGDNLTPVDAVKFASAYGTFLKNNTSKEKLTVVIGRDARISGPMIHNLVVNTLIGLGIDVIDLGLSTTPTVEVAVPLEKADGGIILTASHNPKQWNALKLLNEKGEFLSGADGAKILEIAEAEAFDFSDVDSLGEIISNDAYMDIHIDEVLNLPLVDAEAVKEAKFKVVVDGVNSSGGIIIPKLLKLMGVEVVELYCEPNGHFPHNPEPLKEHLTDISELVVKEKADFGIVVDPDVDRLAFISEDGEMFGEEYTLVACADYVLSKTPGNTVSNMSSSRALRDVTKANGGSYEASAVGEVNVVELMKKNNAVIGGEGNGGIIYPELHYGRDSLVGVALFLTHLANKKMSVSALRASYPEYYMSKNKIELTPQIDVDAILTQMTEKYKNEDISTIDGVKIDFASEWVHLRKSNTEPIIRIYTESSSQEAADKLALRIIDEIKVIAGL; encoded by the coding sequence ATGACTTTAATAAAATCGATATCCGGAATTCGCGGAACAATAGGAGGCAAAGTTGGGGATAACCTAACTCCTGTTGATGCCGTAAAATTTGCATCGGCATACGGAACGTTTCTGAAAAATAATACTTCAAAAGAAAAATTAACCGTTGTAATTGGCCGTGATGCTCGAATTTCTGGGCCAATGATTCATAATTTGGTAGTGAATACTTTAATAGGTCTAGGAATTGATGTAATTGATCTTGGGCTTTCAACTACGCCAACTGTAGAAGTTGCCGTTCCTCTTGAAAAGGCTGATGGTGGCATAATTTTGACGGCTTCTCACAATCCAAAACAATGGAATGCTTTAAAATTATTGAATGAAAAAGGCGAATTTTTGAGCGGTGCCGATGGTGCAAAAATTCTTGAAATTGCCGAAGCTGAAGCTTTTGATTTTTCTGATGTAGATAGTTTAGGCGAAATTATTTCGAATGACGCTTACATGGATATACATATTGATGAGGTTTTAAACTTGCCTTTAGTTGATGCTGAAGCGGTTAAAGAAGCCAAATTCAAAGTAGTTGTTGACGGAGTAAATTCTTCAGGGGGAATTATTATTCCGAAACTTCTAAAATTAATGGGAGTTGAAGTTGTAGAATTGTATTGTGAACCAAACGGGCATTTTCCTCACAATCCAGAACCATTAAAAGAGCATTTGACTGATATTTCTGAATTAGTTGTTAAAGAAAAAGCGGATTTCGGAATCGTGGTTGATCCAGATGTAGATCGTTTGGCTTTCATCAGTGAAGACGGCGAAATGTTTGGTGAAGAATATACTTTGGTTGCTTGCGCAGATTATGTTTTAAGCAAAACTCCTGGAAACACTGTTTCGAATATGTCATCTTCTCGTGCGTTAAGAGATGTTACAAAAGCCAACGGCGGTAGTTATGAGGCGAGCGCTGTAGGAGAAGTGAATGTAGTTGAATTAATGAAGAAAAACAATGCGGTTATTGGTGGAGAAGGAAACGGAGGAATCATCTATCCAGAATTGCACTATGGAAGAGATAGTTTGGTAGGAGTTGCATTATTCTTGACGCATTTGGCAAATAAAAAAATGTCGGTTTCTGCTTTGAGAGCTTCTTATCCAGAATATTATATGAGCAAAAACAAAATTGAATTGACACCTCAAATTGATGTTGATGCAATTTTAACTCAAATGACAGAGAAATATAAAAACGAAGATATTTCTACAATTGATGGTGTTAAGATTGATTTTGCATCAGAATGGGTTCATTTAAGAAAATCTAATACAGAGCCAATTATTCGTATTTATACAGAATCATCTTCGCAAGAAGCAGCTGATAAATTAGCATTGAGAATTATTGATGAAATAAAAGTAATTGCAGGATTATAA
- a CDS encoding IS3 family transposase encodes MAKKASSLNSSQEKSKAINELRHKFGLELLLNLANMARSSFYYHQKQSKSPDKYKEAKELIKVIYQKHKGRYGYRRITDELQNRGLIINHKTVLRLMNLLGLKSIIRVKKYKSYRGENGKIAPNILERNFKAQAPNQKWATDITEFNVAGNKLYLSPIIDLFNGEIISYELTERPVFNQVVMMLKKAFRKIPNNTNLILHSDQGWQYQMKHYQHLLEQKGIKQSMSRKGNCLDNAIIENFFGILKSEMFYTQKFKSIEQLKKEINRYIIYYNNQRIKSNLNKMSPIKYRAHHYQT; translated from the coding sequence ATTGCTAAAAAAGCTTCAAGCCTTAATTCAAGCCAGGAAAAATCCAAAGCCATAAACGAATTAAGGCATAAATTTGGTTTGGAATTACTTCTCAACCTAGCAAATATGGCACGCAGCAGTTTTTATTATCATCAAAAACAAAGCAAGTCACCTGATAAATACAAAGAAGCCAAAGAGCTGATTAAAGTCATTTATCAAAAGCATAAAGGGCGTTATGGCTATAGAAGGATAACCGATGAACTGCAAAACAGGGGATTGATTATCAATCATAAAACAGTTCTCAGGTTAATGAATCTATTGGGGCTGAAGAGTATTATTAGAGTAAAAAAGTATAAATCTTATAGAGGTGAAAATGGCAAAATAGCCCCAAATATACTAGAGAGAAATTTTAAAGCACAAGCCCCAAATCAAAAATGGGCAACTGATATAACAGAGTTCAATGTAGCTGGAAACAAGTTGTATTTGTCACCGATAATCGACTTGTTTAACGGGGAAATAATCAGCTATGAACTCACAGAGAGGCCAGTGTTCAATCAAGTAGTTATGATGCTGAAAAAAGCCTTTAGGAAAATACCAAACAATACAAATTTGATACTTCATTCTGACCAAGGCTGGCAATACCAAATGAAACATTACCAACATCTATTAGAACAAAAAGGAATCAAACAAAGCATGTCAAGAAAAGGAAACTGCTTGGATAATGCAATTATTGAAAACTTCTTTGGAATATTAAAATCCGAAATGTTTTATACCCAAAAATTCAAATCAATAGAACAATTAAAAAAAGAAATCAATAGATATATAATCTATTATAATAACCAAAGAATTAAATCAAATTTAAACAAAATGAGCCCGATAAAATATCGAGCTCATCATTATCAAACTTAA
- a CDS encoding SusC/RagA family TonB-linked outer membrane protein — MTNFIRIKKSPNGVSGFNLKKKMLILCVLFSLSQVQGYAVSSKSTTESYDAVPQKSIKGLVIDESGMPMPGVSVLEKGSKNGTSTDFDGKFTLKVDSDNAVIVVSYLGYVTAEVAVKGEASITVKMKKATTSLEEVVVVGYGKMKKKDLTGAVVQVTPERLANQNPQTVQDVLRGTPGVRVGYDPSAKGGGSIQIRGQTSVYTGGSHNSPLIILDGMQFYGELSEINPDDIQQLDILKDASAASVYGSRAAAGVILISTKKGKTGKPIVSFTTNTTISNKSAYRGVYSPEGYLKYREDWETAQTYGVNPTTKQYEAWIAGTVANGKPGYFSNPNDLAKWGITEAQWLAYQPATQTAGKSSKEVWGTRLGLNFDPSLMANFLADKTHDWSDSSFRTGINHDNNLSISGAGDKVNYYMSFGYLTSEGAIVGNDYKSARSNMKVDAKITDWLDFGANVNFQDRTDGDVTPSLGTNAGDNNMMRTSPFGTFIDANGNYERQPMGKNVSGQNYNYYYERQFIEKETGYTTLNAIFNTKVTLPLGITYSFNIAPRYQFFHDRYFRSTQNPNWPAATTGANRNSAIRFDYNLNNTLAWDYTIAEKHHIVATFVQEAEERRYWSDGMDAYNIQPSDALGFHLVNTATMANSAIRSYDSHETADALMGRLFYSYDNRYMLTATVRRDGYSAFGASNPYAVFPSFGVAWTFKNENWFTWDAMSTGKLRLSWGKNGNRSLADPYISLANLVNTGTMGYLDPSGKALELKYLALDRMANPNLEWEKTTSNNIGLDLGFLHDRITATLDFYKASTHDMIMSQSLPGFTGFSSIATNLGEVQNKGFELSISTLNIKKPNFEWRTSLGVSYNENKIISLYGNMVDIKDANGNVIGKKEGDDSANGWFIGRPISQIWDYKVTGIWQKDEWKEAQRYGQRPGDPKVQNSYTADDVDAVDADGVAYKKAVYNEKDKQFLGNSNPPVQWSMRNDFKIYKNWDLGISMYSYAGGKSLSSIYMNTFNDASLYKFNFNPYVNPYWTLDNPTNEWARLDAKGPAGTPVAPGRLYDRSFVRLDNISIAYTLPRDLLDRAHIKNIKIYASVQNAATWSASKEWKYFGDPETGGLATRQFNLGFNFQL, encoded by the coding sequence ATGACAAATTTTATTAGGATTAAAAAAAGTCCTAATGGTGTATCTGGATTTAATTTGAAAAAGAAAATGTTGATACTTTGTGTATTGTTTTCTTTATCTCAAGTTCAAGGTTACGCTGTTAGTTCTAAAAGTACAACAGAGTCTTATGATGCAGTTCCACAAAAAAGCATCAAAGGACTTGTTATCGATGAAAGCGGTATGCCGATGCCGGGAGTTTCAGTTTTAGAAAAAGGAAGTAAAAACGGTACTTCAACAGATTTTGACGGAAAATTTACTTTAAAGGTAGATAGCGATAATGCAGTGATCGTTGTGTCTTATTTAGGTTATGTGACTGCAGAAGTTGCTGTAAAAGGTGAAGCTTCAATTACTGTAAAAATGAAAAAAGCAACTACTTCATTAGAAGAGGTTGTTGTAGTAGGTTATGGTAAAATGAAGAAAAAGGATTTAACGGGAGCAGTTGTTCAGGTAACGCCTGAGAGGCTTGCAAATCAAAATCCGCAGACAGTTCAAGATGTATTAAGAGGTACGCCTGGTGTAAGAGTTGGATATGACCCTTCAGCAAAAGGAGGGGGAAGTATTCAGATTCGTGGGCAGACTTCAGTTTATACGGGAGGAAGTCATAATTCACCGCTTATTATTTTAGACGGGATGCAGTTTTATGGTGAATTATCAGAAATAAATCCAGATGATATTCAGCAGCTTGATATTTTAAAAGATGCTTCGGCAGCATCTGTATATGGATCGAGAGCGGCTGCAGGGGTTATTTTGATTTCAACTAAAAAAGGAAAAACAGGTAAGCCTATTGTTAGCTTTACTACAAACACAACAATTAGCAATAAGAGCGCTTATCGTGGTGTGTATTCTCCAGAAGGATACTTAAAATATCGTGAAGATTGGGAAACTGCCCAAACTTATGGTGTCAATCCAACAACTAAACAGTACGAAGCATGGATAGCAGGAACCGTGGCTAATGGCAAACCTGGATATTTTTCAAATCCAAATGATTTAGCGAAATGGGGTATTACTGAAGCGCAATGGTTAGCATATCAGCCAGCTACTCAAACAGCAGGAAAAAGCAGTAAAGAAGTATGGGGAACACGTTTAGGATTGAATTTTGATCCTTCGTTAATGGCTAATTTCTTAGCAGATAAAACGCATGATTGGAGCGACAGTTCTTTTAGAACCGGAATTAATCATGACAATAATTTAAGCATTTCTGGAGCAGGAGATAAAGTTAACTATTATATGTCTTTTGGTTATCTAACTTCAGAAGGAGCTATTGTTGGAAATGATTATAAATCAGCTCGTTCTAATATGAAAGTTGATGCTAAAATTACAGATTGGCTTGACTTTGGTGCAAACGTTAATTTCCAAGATCGTACAGATGGAGATGTTACTCCTTCTTTAGGTACCAATGCTGGTGATAACAACATGATGAGAACCAGTCCATTTGGAACTTTTATAGATGCAAATGGAAACTATGAAAGACAGCCAATGGGAAAAAATGTTTCTGGGCAGAATTATAATTACTACTACGAGCGTCAATTTATTGAAAAAGAGACAGGATATACAACGTTAAATGCTATTTTCAATACAAAGGTAACATTGCCTTTGGGAATTACATATTCATTTAACATTGCTCCTCGTTATCAATTTTTCCACGATCGTTATTTCAGATCAACACAGAATCCAAACTGGCCTGCCGCTACTACAGGAGCAAATAGAAATAGTGCTATAAGATTTGATTACAACTTGAATAATACATTAGCGTGGGATTATACAATTGCAGAAAAACATCATATCGTGGCAACTTTTGTTCAAGAAGCTGAAGAACGTCGTTATTGGTCAGATGGAATGGATGCTTATAACATTCAGCCTTCAGATGCTTTAGGTTTCCATCTTGTGAACACAGCAACAATGGCAAACAGTGCAATTAGATCTTATGACTCGCATGAAACTGCAGATGCATTAATGGGAAGACTTTTCTACTCGTATGATAACCGCTATATGTTGACAGCAACTGTACGTCGTGATGGATATTCAGCTTTTGGAGCTTCAAACCCTTATGCAGTTTTCCCTTCCTTTGGAGTGGCTTGGACCTTTAAAAATGAAAATTGGTTTACATGGGATGCTATGAGTACTGGTAAATTGCGTTTGTCTTGGGGTAAAAACGGAAACAGATCGCTTGCTGATCCGTACATTTCTTTAGCAAACTTAGTAAATACTGGAACTATGGGGTATTTAGATCCGTCAGGAAAAGCACTTGAGCTTAAGTATTTAGCGCTTGATCGTATGGCAAATCCTAATTTGGAATGGGAAAAAACGACATCAAATAATATTGGTCTTGACTTAGGTTTCTTGCATGATCGTATCACTGCTACTTTAGATTTTTACAAAGCATCTACTCATGATATGATTATGAGTCAATCATTACCTGGTTTCACCGGATTTTCATCAATTGCAACCAACCTTGGAGAGGTGCAAAATAAAGGTTTTGAATTGAGCATTAGCACACTGAATATTAAAAAACCAAACTTTGAATGGCGTACTTCATTAGGAGTGTCTTATAACGAAAATAAAATCATTTCATTATATGGCAATATGGTAGACATTAAAGATGCCAATGGTAATGTAATTGGGAAAAAAGAAGGTGATGATTCAGCAAATGGATGGTTTATCGGAAGACCGATTTCTCAAATTTGGGATTATAAAGTAACAGGAATTTGGCAAAAAGATGAGTGGAAAGAAGCTCAAAGATATGGACAACGTCCTGGAGATCCAAAAGTTCAAAACAGTTATACAGCAGATGATGTAGATGCAGTAGATGCAGATGGTGTTGCGTATAAAAAAGCGGTTTATAATGAAAAAGATAAGCAGTTTTTAGGAAATTCAAATCCTCCAGTTCAATGGTCGATGCGTAATGATTTTAAAATTTATAAAAATTGGGATTTAGGTATCAGTATGTATTCTTATGCAGGAGGAAAATCACTTAGTTCAATTTATATGAACACTTTCAACGATGCCAGTTTGTATAAATTCAACTTCAATCCATATGTAAATCCGTATTGGACACTTGACAACCCAACAAATGAGTGGGCGCGTCTTGATGCTAAAGGGCCAGCAGGAACTCCAGTTGCACCAGGAAGATTATATGACCGTAGTTTTGTTCGTTTAGACAACATTTCTATAGCTTATACGCTTCCAAGAGATCTTTTAGATCGTGCGCACATTAAGAATATAAAGATTTATGCTTCAGTACAAAATGCTGCAACATGGTCTGCTTCTAAAGAATGGAAATATTTTGGAGATCCAGAGACAGGAGGATTGGCTACAAGACAGTTTAATTTAGGTTTTAATTTCCAACTTTAA
- a CDS encoding SIMPL domain-containing protein, which produces MKKLVLFLTIMFMTMSYGQEIKQIPLINVNGEGKVKVAPDQVCISATVETKGNNAKDVKKQNDEKMDAVLKFIKKMNIPTADFKTKQVALNPQYDYEKKKTSYNATQTVEIVVKDLSKYDELMEGLVQQGINRIDRVSFESSKEAQLQAEARKLAMKDAKAKAEDYVSVLGQKIGKAFTISDNSQVYHPQPVYAAMRMKESADSMGASNETLAIGEIEITANVSVSFVLD; this is translated from the coding sequence ATGAAAAAACTAGTATTATTTTTAACAATTATGTTTATGACTATGTCTTACGGCCAAGAAATCAAACAAATACCTCTTATAAATGTTAATGGCGAAGGTAAAGTAAAAGTAGCGCCTGATCAAGTTTGTATTTCAGCTACGGTTGAAACAAAAGGGAATAATGCTAAGGACGTCAAAAAACAAAACGACGAAAAAATGGATGCTGTTTTAAAATTCATTAAAAAGATGAACATCCCAACAGCAGATTTTAAAACAAAACAAGTTGCCTTGAATCCTCAATATGATTATGAGAAAAAGAAAACGAGTTACAATGCTACTCAAACTGTAGAAATCGTCGTAAAAGATTTATCTAAATATGATGAACTGATGGAAGGTTTGGTGCAACAAGGAATAAACAGAATTGACCGTGTTTCTTTTGAATCATCTAAAGAAGCACAACTACAAGCCGAAGCAAGAAAATTAGCGATGAAAGATGCTAAAGCAAAAGCAGAAGATTATGTATCAGTTTTAGGTCAAAAAATCGGAAAAGCTTTTACAATTTCTGATAATTCACAAGTTTATCATCCGCAACCAGTCTATGCTGCAATGAGAATGAAAGAATCTGCAGATTCAATGGGGGCTTCAAATGAAACTTTAGCAATCGGAGAAATCGAAATTACAGCTAATGTAAGCGTGAGTTTTGTTCTAGACTAA
- a CDS encoding glycosyl hydrolase — MIKKLLFTFLIICISKPVIAQKSPKRGIAYGQNSTADLMALKPGISWWYNWGRIPENDTNDNYASIGVEYVPMAWGKLNDSEVQTFINNIKPGAKYLLAFNEPNFNDGARLTPQEAVNAWANVEKVAAAKNLEIVSASPAYNGPNNYGGYSDPVAWHNQFFLLCPNCKVDYIAFHTYDATASSVVGVTGNLKTFNRPIWVTEFANRVIQSEADKINFMKNVVSSFENDPDIYRYSWFTGRVPADWTDMQEGQLLSPTSGVLKPIGTAYINESYTAKKMDVPGKVPANKHYRRKGTGLQASGDVGGGEHVSSIQVGDWNEFLLNVADAGNYNITFRVAAPVNNGKFDILVNEVVVKTDETFPATGDWQTFTNKDVNGVYLPKGEVYMKIKFKSDGMNFNYMNFSLANLSVNDPIAEKDSFTIYPNPVKNQSTLHVKSVNIEPLLIQIIDMKGIVCYQSKDHFTNEDIKIGDRLASGVYIVKASYGKIRKSIKIIKY; from the coding sequence ATGATCAAAAAATTACTTTTTACTTTTTTAATAATCTGCATTTCAAAACCCGTTATCGCACAAAAAAGCCCAAAACGAGGAATTGCTTACGGACAAAATAGTACCGCTGACTTAATGGCTTTAAAACCGGGAATTTCATGGTGGTACAATTGGGGAAGAATTCCTGAAAACGATACAAATGACAATTACGCATCTATTGGTGTTGAATATGTGCCAATGGCTTGGGGCAAATTGAACGACAGTGAAGTACAGACTTTTATTAACAATATAAAACCAGGTGCGAAATACTTGCTTGCGTTTAACGAACCAAACTTTAATGACGGAGCACGCTTAACGCCACAAGAAGCGGTAAATGCTTGGGCAAATGTTGAAAAAGTCGCTGCCGCAAAAAACCTAGAAATTGTTAGTGCATCTCCAGCGTACAATGGTCCAAATAATTATGGTGGCTACAGCGATCCTGTTGCATGGCACAATCAGTTTTTTCTTTTATGTCCTAACTGCAAAGTTGATTACATCGCTTTTCATACTTATGATGCTACTGCAAGTTCTGTTGTTGGTGTTACAGGAAATTTGAAAACTTTTAATCGCCCAATTTGGGTTACCGAGTTTGCAAACCGAGTTATTCAAAGTGAAGCCGACAAAATCAATTTTATGAAAAATGTGGTGAGCAGTTTTGAAAACGATCCCGATATTTACAGATATTCTTGGTTTACAGGCCGTGTTCCTGCAGATTGGACTGATATGCAAGAAGGACAATTATTAAGCCCAACAAGCGGCGTTTTGAAACCAATTGGCACTGCATACATCAACGAAAGTTATACTGCAAAAAAAATGGACGTTCCCGGAAAAGTGCCTGCAAATAAACATTACCGCAGAAAAGGAACAGGGCTACAAGCTTCAGGCGATGTTGGCGGTGGCGAGCACGTATCCTCTATTCAAGTTGGTGATTGGAACGAATTTCTATTAAATGTTGCTGATGCTGGAAATTACAACATTACTTTTAGAGTTGCGGCACCTGTAAATAATGGGAAATTTGATATTCTTGTAAACGAAGTTGTGGTTAAAACCGACGAAACTTTCCCTGCAACTGGCGATTGGCAAACCTTTACCAATAAAGATGTAAACGGAGTTTATTTGCCAAAAGGAGAAGTGTATATGAAAATCAAATTCAAATCTGATGGGATGAATTTTAATTATATGAATTTTTCGTTGGCCAATCTTAGCGTAAACGATCCTATTGCTGAAAAAGATTCATTTACGATTTACCCAAATCCGGTCAAGAATCAATCCACGCTTCATGTAAAATCAGTCAATATTGAGCCTTTATTGATACAAATTATTGACATGAAAGGAATTGTTTGTTACCAATCAAAAGATCATTTCACAAACGAAGACATTAAAATTGGCGACAGACTTGCATCTGGAGTTTATATTGTAAAAGCCTCTTATGGAAAAATTCGAAAATCAATTAAAATCATTAAATATTAG
- a CDS encoding lysophospholipid acyltransferase family protein — MQFLVYILAYPLLWLISILPFRLFYWFSDFVYFLVYHVIGYRRKVVRENLALALPHLNDSERKVIEKKFYSHMCDMFLEMIKTMSISPEEMERRFKVTNLDLVLDYAKKGKSVILVASHYASYEWLMTINPKIGFQGVAVYKKLANPYFDKLVRKIRSKYKTEMIETRKAIPTMAQNQRDGILSMYGLASDQSPKLDRIFHSMKFMGVEVPAHTGAEMLAKKYNLSVIFAEVKKTGRGFYEATFIPIADNPKDFPDFEITEMYLREVEKQILEKPEYYLWTHKRWKHRVQS; from the coding sequence ATGCAATTTCTTGTCTATATTTTAGCCTATCCTTTGCTTTGGCTTATCTCTATACTTCCATTTCGCTTATTTTACTGGTTTTCAGATTTCGTCTATTTTCTGGTCTATCATGTTATTGGCTATCGCCGAAAAGTAGTTCGCGAAAACCTAGCATTGGCTTTGCCTCATTTGAATGATTCTGAAAGAAAAGTCATTGAGAAAAAATTCTACAGCCATATGTGTGATATGTTTTTGGAAATGATCAAAACCATGAGCATTTCTCCTGAAGAGATGGAAAGACGATTCAAAGTGACTAATCTTGATTTGGTTTTGGATTATGCAAAAAAAGGAAAAAGTGTGATTCTTGTCGCTTCTCATTATGCAAGTTATGAATGGTTGATGACAATCAATCCAAAAATTGGTTTTCAAGGTGTTGCAGTTTACAAAAAGTTGGCAAATCCTTATTTTGACAAATTAGTTCGAAAAATTCGTTCAAAATACAAAACCGAAATGATCGAAACCAGAAAAGCAATTCCAACTATGGCACAAAATCAGCGTGATGGAATTTTAAGCATGTATGGTTTGGCAAGCGATCAATCTCCAAAATTAGATCGTATTTTTCACTCAATGAAGTTTATGGGAGTTGAAGTTCCCGCACATACCGGAGCCGAAATGTTGGCAAAAAAATACAATCTGAGCGTCATATTTGCAGAAGTTAAAAAAACAGGAAGAGGATTTTATGAAGCTACCTTTATCCCGATTGCTGATAATCCAAAAGATTTTCCAGATTTTGAAATCACAGAAATGTATTTAAGAGAAGTTGAAAAACAAATTCTCGAAAAACCAGAATACTATTTATGGACGCACAAAAGATGGAAACATAGAGTTCAGTCTTAA
- a CDS encoding rhomboid family intramembrane serine protease, whose amino-acid sequence MGTFNTVLVGIIVANVLFSYKGFNDYAFFRKYEFHIGSIRSGEQIRMLSSGFLHVDIMHLVLNMYTLWIFAPVVIDTLGTISFAMIYFGSLIFGNLLTMFFHKNDYSYRAVGASGAVTGILYSAILLYPDMTLGIFFVLPMPAYLFGILYLLYSIYGMKAKNDNIGHTAHFGGAIGGYLITLIKMPSLFADHTLMTILLAIPIIILFGMAKLGKL is encoded by the coding sequence ATGGGTACCTTCAATACTGTTTTGGTTGGAATTATAGTGGCTAATGTTCTTTTTAGTTATAAAGGTTTTAATGATTATGCTTTTTTTAGAAAATATGAATTTCATATTGGAAGCATTCGTTCGGGAGAACAAATAAGAATGCTTTCTTCGGGTTTTTTGCATGTTGATATAATGCATTTAGTACTTAATATGTATACACTTTGGATTTTTGCTCCAGTGGTGATCGATACGCTTGGAACCATTTCTTTTGCGATGATTTATTTTGGAAGCTTGATTTTTGGAAACCTGCTTACCATGTTTTTTCATAAAAACGATTATAGTTATCGTGCAGTTGGCGCTTCGGGTGCAGTGACCGGAATTTTGTATTCGGCAATCTTATTATATCCTGACATGACATTAGGAATTTTCTTTGTGCTTCCGATGCCGGCCTATCTTTTTGGAATCTTATATTTATTGTATTCGATTTATGGAATGAAAGCCAAAAATGATAACATTGGGCATACAGCACACTTTGGAGGTGCTATAGGCGGTTATTTGATCACTTTGATAAAAATGCCATCACTTTTTGCAGATCATACTCTAATGACGATTCTGTTAGCAATCCCAATTATTATACTTTTTGGAATGGCAAAATTGGGAAAATTGTAA
- a CDS encoding acyl carrier protein phosphodiesterase, which produces MNFLAHIYLSGDNDLIKIGNFMADGIRGKQFENFPQDVQKGILLHRFIDTYTDSHDIFRQSTKRLHEKYHHYAGVIVDIVYDHFLAKNWTKYSDENLESFIDRFYKSLGDNYSILTEKIQGLMPYMIERNWLLSYRTVEGIHQILTQMDRRSKNVSKMQYASEELIEFYNEFEDEFTLFFEDLRLNAQKKLISL; this is translated from the coding sequence ATGAATTTCCTTGCCCACATATATCTTTCAGGTGATAACGATTTAATCAAAATTGGCAATTTTATGGCCGACGGAATCCGTGGAAAGCAATTTGAAAATTTCCCACAAGATGTTCAAAAAGGAATTCTTTTGCACCGATTTATAGACACTTATACAGATTCTCACGACATTTTCAGGCAAAGCACCAAGCGTTTACACGAAAAATACCATCATTATGCTGGTGTAATTGTCGATATTGTTTACGATCATTTTTTAGCCAAAAACTGGACAAAATATTCCGATGAAAATCTGGAAAGTTTCATTGATCGATTTTATAAATCTTTAGGAGATAATTATTCTATTTTGACTGAAAAAATACAAGGCTTAATGCCTTATATGATCGAACGAAATTGGCTCTTAAGCTATAGAACAGTTGAAGGAATTCATCAAATCCTGACACAAATGGACCGACGATCTAAAAATGTTTCTAAAATGCAATATGCAAGCGAAGAACTAATAGAATTTTACAACGAATTTGAAGACGAATTCACTTTGTTTTTTGAAGATCTTCGACTAAATGCACAAAAAAAATTAATCTCATTATAA